One part of the Vitis riparia cultivar Riparia Gloire de Montpellier isolate 1030 chromosome 6, EGFV_Vit.rip_1.0, whole genome shotgun sequence genome encodes these proteins:
- the LOC117915623 gene encoding arp2/3 complex-activating protein rickA-like isoform X1 translates to MDNQRLTPLLNWAYYCQGKNMEELKHSLVCTTLELETMRLAAQEELRRRDDQLAHLKDLLTRTIRERDEAQDKCHRLLLEKILLHQQHQQTANLSGISSIEDEPRRGIDSNNGFSSSDCEESIVSSPVIDPVPPPQLPQQQPPPPPPPQLQQPPSMPEAALQLVSDKPLPEKGKLLQAVMKAGPLLQTLLLAGPLPQWRHPPPHLESFEIPPVTIPSQPPPPQPLLHQDSLINSSPNNNNINCGRVDRKRALCEDSDTSIETKYQRVALP, encoded by the exons ATGGACAATCAGCGCCTCACTCCTCTGCTTAATTGGGCTTACTACTGCCAAGGCAAG AATATGGAGGAGCTGAAGCATTCTCTTGTGTGTACAACTCTGGAGCTGGAAACCATGAGGCTAGCAGCTCAGGAGGAGCTAAGGAGGAGGGATGATCAATTGGCACATCTTAAAGATCTTCTTACCAGGACAATCAGGGAAAGGGATGAAGCTCAGGACAAGTGCCACAGGCTCCTCCTTGAGAAAATCCTGCTTCATCAGCAGCATCAACAAACTGCTAATCTCTCTGGGATTTCTAGCATTGAGGATGAACCCAGAAGAGGCATTGACTCCAACAATGGTTTTTCCTCTTCGGACTGTGAAGAAAGCATTGTTTCTTCTCCGGTCATCGACCCGGTTCCGCCCCCACAATTGCCTCAACAGCAACCGCCGCCGCCCCCACCACCACAATTGCAACAACCACCATCTATGCCAGAAGCAGCATTGCAATTGGTGTCCGATAAGCCATTGCCTGAAAAAGGGAAGCTTCTCCAGGCAGTGATGAAAGCCGGTCCACTCCTTCAGACCCTTTTGCTGGCCGGACCGCTTCCTCAGTGGCGACACCCACCACCGCATCTGGAGTCTTTTGAGATCCCACCTGTGACCATTCCTTcacaaccaccaccaccacaaccACTGCTCCACCAAGACTCTCTGATCAATTCTAGCcccaacaacaacaacatcaACTGTGGTAGAGTTGATCGGAAAAGGGCTCTATGTGAAGACTCCGACACTTCCATAGAAACCAAGTACCAAAGGGTTGCTCTCCCTTGA
- the LOC117915623 gene encoding inverted formin-2-like isoform X2, producing MVQNMEELKHSLVCTTLELETMRLAAQEELRRRDDQLAHLKDLLTRTIRERDEAQDKCHRLLLEKILLHQQHQQTANLSGISSIEDEPRRGIDSNNGFSSSDCEESIVSSPVIDPVPPPQLPQQQPPPPPPPQLQQPPSMPEAALQLVSDKPLPEKGKLLQAVMKAGPLLQTLLLAGPLPQWRHPPPHLESFEIPPVTIPSQPPPPQPLLHQDSLINSSPNNNNINCGRVDRKRALCEDSDTSIETKYQRVALP from the coding sequence ATGGTGCAGAATATGGAGGAGCTGAAGCATTCTCTTGTGTGTACAACTCTGGAGCTGGAAACCATGAGGCTAGCAGCTCAGGAGGAGCTAAGGAGGAGGGATGATCAATTGGCACATCTTAAAGATCTTCTTACCAGGACAATCAGGGAAAGGGATGAAGCTCAGGACAAGTGCCACAGGCTCCTCCTTGAGAAAATCCTGCTTCATCAGCAGCATCAACAAACTGCTAATCTCTCTGGGATTTCTAGCATTGAGGATGAACCCAGAAGAGGCATTGACTCCAACAATGGTTTTTCCTCTTCGGACTGTGAAGAAAGCATTGTTTCTTCTCCGGTCATCGACCCGGTTCCGCCCCCACAATTGCCTCAACAGCAACCGCCGCCGCCCCCACCACCACAATTGCAACAACCACCATCTATGCCAGAAGCAGCATTGCAATTGGTGTCCGATAAGCCATTGCCTGAAAAAGGGAAGCTTCTCCAGGCAGTGATGAAAGCCGGTCCACTCCTTCAGACCCTTTTGCTGGCCGGACCGCTTCCTCAGTGGCGACACCCACCACCGCATCTGGAGTCTTTTGAGATCCCACCTGTGACCATTCCTTcacaaccaccaccaccacaaccACTGCTCCACCAAGACTCTCTGATCAATTCTAGCcccaacaacaacaacatcaACTGTGGTAGAGTTGATCGGAAAAGGGCTCTATGTGAAGACTCCGACACTTCCATAGAAACCAAGTACCAAAGGGTTGCTCTCCCTTGA
- the LOC117916897 gene encoding salutaridine reductase-like, with amino-acid sequence MASTISDSATMRCALVTGASKGIGLEICRQLASNGVMVVLTARDEKRGLEAVAKLHESSLSNVVFHQLDVMDAKSITTLAKFIVTRYGKLDILVNNAGVSGAIIDWEAFKTLNLEDSKNDANVAESVSKVLTQTYELAEESVKTNYYGTRAVTEALLPCLLLSNSGRIVNVSAGLGKLEFVSNERVRMELNDVDVLSAERLDEIVNEFLNDVKEDRLHDRGWPTQTSAYTISKAAVNAYTRIVAKSYPSLLINCVCPGFVKTDINSNTGFFPVEVGAKGPVMLALLPEGGPSGLFFEKMEASAF; translated from the exons atggcaTCAACCATCTCAGATTCAGCGACGATGAG ATGTGCGCTTGTAACCGGAGCAAGTAAAGGAATTGGATTAGAGATATGCAGACAGTTAGCTTCTAATGGAGTCATGGTGGTATTAACAGCTAGAGATGAGAAGAGGGGTCTTGAAGCTGTGGCAAAGCTTCATGAATCTAGCCTGTCTAATGTAGTTTTTCATCAGCTTGATGTGATGGATGCCAAGAGTATCACTACCTTGGCAAAATTCATTGTGACCCGTTATGGGAAGCTTGATATTTTA GTGAATAATGCAGGGGTTAGTGGAGCCATTATCGACTGGGAAGCATTTAAGACCTTAAACCTTGAGGATAGTAAG AATGATGCTAATGTAGCAGAATCGGTGAGTAAAGTCTTAACGCAAACTTATGAGTTGGCTGAAGAAAGTGTAAAAACAAACTACTATGGTACCAGAGCAGTGACTGAGGCCCTTCTTCCATGCCTTCTGCTATCAAATTCAGGAAGAATTGTGAATGTGTCTGCAGGTCTTGGAAAGCTTGAG TTTGTCTCCAATGAAAGGGTTAGAATGGAGCTAAATGATGTTGATGTACTCTCAGCAGAGAGATTAGATGAGATAGTGAATGAATTCCTCAATGATGTTAAGGAGGACAGGTTACATGACAGAGGCTGGCCAACTCAGACATCTGCATATACAATCTCCAAAGCAGCCGTGAATGCCTACACAAGGATTGTTGCCAAATCATACCCAAGTCTCCTCATAAATTGCGTCTGTCCTGGTTTCGTCAAAACTGATATAAATTCCAACACCGGTTTCTTTCCTGTTGAAGTGGGTGCCAAAGGCCCTGTTATGTTGGCTTTGCTTCCAGAGGGAGGACCTTCTGGCCTCTTTTTCGAAAAGATGGAGGCATCAGCCTTTTGA